In one Eulemur rufifrons isolate Redbay chromosome 14, OSU_ERuf_1, whole genome shotgun sequence genomic region, the following are encoded:
- the BHLHA15 gene encoding class A basic helix-loop-helix protein 15: MKTKSRPPRRKAPPQDADVGAAPGERTPERSPPGAGPDPAKGVRSRAARAAAARAEGGRRRPGPGPGGRRDSSAQRRLESNERERQRMHKLNNAFQALREVIPHVRADKKLSKIETLTLAKNYIKSLTATILTMSSGRLPGLEGPGPKLYQHYQQQQQQQAGGALGTPEAQPQGHLQRYSTQIHSFREGT; this comes from the coding sequence ATGAAAACCAAGAGCCGGCCCCCCAGGCGCAAGGCCCCGCCACAGGACGCGGACGTGggggccgcccccggggagcgcACCCCCGAGAGGTCCCCGCCGGGCGCGGGCCCCGATCCGGCCAAGGGCGTGCGGAGccgggcggcgcgggcggcggcggcgcgggccgAGGGCGGGCGCAGGCGGCCGGGGCCAGGGCCGGGCGGCCGGCGGGACAGCAGCGCTCAGCGGCGGCTGGAGAGCAACGAGCGCGAGCGGCAGCGCATGCACAAGCTCAACAACGCCTTCCAGGCGCTGCGCGAGGTCATCCCGCACGTGCGCGCCGACAAGAAGCTCTCCAAGATCGAGACGCTCACGCTGGCCAAGAACTACATCAAGTCGCTGACGGCCACCATCCTGACCATGTCCAGCGGCCGCCTGCCGGGCCTGGAGGGGCCGGGCCCCAAGCTCTACCAGCActaccagcagcagcagcagcagcaggcggGGGGCGCGCTGGGCACCCCCGAGGCCCAGCCGCAGGGCCACCTGCAGCGGTACTCCACGCAGATCCACAGCTTCCGAGAGGGCACCTAG